In Mycolicibacter virginiensis, the DNA window CCCCCGCCGCGGTGACGATCGCGGTGGCCACCGCGGTCTGCGAACGCAACAGCACGCTCAGCCCGATCGCGCCCAACGCCAGGACCGTCACCCCGATCAACAGGTGAGGCGCACCCAGGGCACCGGGTGCCGCGCACAATGCGGCGCAGGACAGCGCGAGCACGGCCAGCCAGCCGAATCCACTGAACAAGTCGTCGCGTGCCGGCCAGTTCCGCCGGATCACCGTGGCACCCAGTGCCAACAGTGCGCCGAGGCCGGCCAGGACCGCCGCCGGCGGCCAACTGTCGCTGAACATCCGGGCCCGAACCGCCAGCGTCGACAGCACGACCACCGCCATGGCCATCAGCCCGATCGCGGTGTGTGCGGCGGTCAACGCGGTGACCGGGGCGAACATCCGATCGACCTTGACGTTGAGCAGCCGCGTCACGGTCTGCTCGTCGGCTTTGTGCCCACACTCCTGGCACTTGATCTCGGGTTGCGCGCCCAATCGGCGGGCCGTCGCGGCCAGCGCGCTCGACAGCGACTCGTACTGCGGCTCGAACGAGTCGCCACCCACCGCGGGGACCAGAACCAGGGTGTCGCCGTCCTGTACGCCCAGGTCGTCGAGGCTGCGAGTGATGTCCAGCCGGACCCCGTTGACCTTGTGCAGTTCGTAACTGCCCGGGGGGAGAGCCACCCCGTCGAAACCGTGGTGCCGCAGATCCTCGTCGAGCAGCTCGACCATTCCCTCGAAGAATTCCTCCACCGGAATACCGGCCGGGAAGACCTGGGACACGAGGTGTTTGTCGTAGGCGAGACTTACCGCACAGCGTGCCGGAAACGCGACTTTAGCTGGTGTCGGAGAAGTCACCGTGCTTACCTTTCGGTGTCGGGCACGAACTTGTCGGCCAGACCGGCGGTTATTTCAAATAACCGCAGCCGGGTCTTCTTCTTCACCTCGTTGTGGACGTCGATGATTCCGCCCTTTGCCAGATGGGCGTCATGCGGCATGACCTCCACGGTGGCTCCGGTTTTGCTGAACCGTTCGGTCAGATAGGCCACCGCGGCGCTGTCCTCACCCGGCGCGGAGTGGTTCAGAATCACCGTGGACCGTGACACCAGCTCGTGGTAGCCCTGCGAAGCCAGGTAGTCCACCGCCCGCAGCACCGGGCGGGACTGGTCCGCGGTGATCCCGGAGACGAAGACCAGCGTGTCGGTGTTCTCCAACACCGGCTTCATGACCGGGTGCTCCAGGTCTGACGAGGTGTCGACCAGGATCACGTTGTGGGTTCGCCGCAGCCGCGACAACACCCCGCTGAACATGGCCGGGACGAGCGGGCGCAGCTGATCAGATGTGCGGTTGCCGGCCAGGACATCCAGGCCGACGGCGTTTTGCCCCAGGTGTTCGCGGATATCGGAATATCCCTGCACGTCGGTGTCGCTCAAAACGGCCGAGTAGTCGCCGGGCGGGTGCTCGTCGATGCGATCGGACAGGGTCCCGAAGCCCGGAACAGCGTCAATCGCGATCACATTTTCCGGTCGGCATTCCCGGAACACGCTGCCGATAGCGGCGGTCATCGTCGTCACACCGGTGCCGCCTTTTCCGGACACCA includes these proteins:
- the eccD gene encoding type VII secretion integral membrane protein EccD, which codes for MTSPTPAKVAFPARCAVSLAYDKHLVSQVFPAGIPVEEFFEGMVELLDEDLRHHGFDGVALPPGSYELHKVNGVRLDITRSLDDLGVQDGDTLVLVPAVGGDSFEPQYESLSSALAATARRLGAQPEIKCQECGHKADEQTVTRLLNVKVDRMFAPVTALTAAHTAIGLMAMAVVVLSTLAVRARMFSDSWPPAAVLAGLGALLALGATVIRRNWPARDDLFSGFGWLAVLALSCAALCAAPGALGAPHLLIGVTVLALGAIGLSVLLRSQTAVATAIVTAAGVGGAVAAARMWHPVSPQVIGICMLLGLLILLRMSPTIALWVARVRPPYFGSITGRDLFARRANMPIDTVSPVSPEDGEDDEDDLVDISARGAAIAASARLINAVQVGMCVAIAAALPIAVWMVLEPGGARPRGALALCGLVAGLFITQGRGFAGRVQAIALVGGACAAVLTGIVKYALANPGDTAGGFLWPAAAIAAFTGLGVAAGLLVPETKFVPWIRLAVEWLEVLAFIVVGVLGAWLGGLFVWVRN
- a CDS encoding MinD/ParA family ATP-binding protein, whose product is MTSPWNSQNMPDEGSSGRWDPASSHRYRDSVSDSMRISDLATPRKIPPGSGWRKLIYVASAKVINPGESPRERHYRDLRNRIRRHIRRQYVITLVSGKGGTGVTTMTAAIGSVFRECRPENVIAIDAVPGFGTLSDRIDEHPPGDYSAVLSDTDVQGYSDIREHLGQNAVGLDVLAGNRTSDQLRPLVPAMFSGVLSRLRRTHNVILVDTSSDLEHPVMKPVLENTDTLVFVSGITADQSRPVLRAVDYLASQGYHELVSRSTVILNHSAPGEDSAAVAYLTERFSKTGATVEVMPHDAHLAKGGIIDVHNEVKKKTRLRLFEITAGLADKFVPDTER